One Pongo abelii isolate AG06213 chromosome 12, NHGRI_mPonAbe1-v2.0_pri, whole genome shotgun sequence DNA segment encodes these proteins:
- the SOWAHC gene encoding ankyrin repeat domain-containing protein SOWAHC — MEGPAEWGPEAALGPEAVLRFLAERGGRALHAELVQHFRGALGGEPEQRARARAHFKELVNAVATVRVDPADGAKYVHLKKRFCEGPSEPSGDPPRIQVTAEPEAPDGPAGPEARDRLPDAAAPESLPGQGCELGEGEPPAAAHGPPLSAGARRKNSRRDVQPLLRTPAPGPSEDLELPPHGCEEADRGSSLVGATAQRPARQNFRDLVMGSSPQLKRSVCPGGSSPGSSSGGGRGRGGGDSDSASVASSSAEEESSGGGSVTLDPLEHAWMLSASDGKWDSLEGLLTCEPGLLVKRDFITGFTCLHWAAKHGRQELLAMLVNFANKHQLPVNINARTSGGYTALHLAAMHGHVEVVKLLVGAYDADVDIRDYSGKKASQYLSQSIAEEIKNLVGALDEGDGESAAGSGGGRWRLSKVLPSHLITYKLSHALEDGGDHHHHHHHHHHHSAEGWVGGKAKDPGRKASGSSSGRIKPRLNKIRFRTQIVHTTPSFRDPEQPLEDGGEEEVEEERSVKGHSSFKLRPKSNIFG, encoded by the coding sequence ATGGAGGGGCCGGCAGAGTGGGGCCCCGAGGCGGCGCTGGGCCCCGAGGCGGTGCTGCGCTTCCTGGCGGAGCGCGGGGGCCGGGCCCTGCACGCCGAGCTGGTGCAGCACTTCAGGGGCGCCCTGGGCGGCGAACCTGAGCAGCGCGCCCGCGCCCGCGCGCACTTCAAGGAGCTGGTGAACGCCGTGGCCACGGTGCGCGTCGATCCCGCCGACGGCGCCAAGTACGTGCACCTCAAGAAGAGGTTCTGTGAAGGGCCGTCCGAGCCCTCCGGGGACCCGCCGCGAATCCAGGTGACCGCCGAGCCCGAGGCCCCCGACGGCCCTGCCGGGCCTGAGGCGCGCGATCGGCTCCCCGACGCAGCGGCCCCGGAGTCGCTCCCTGGACAGGGCTGCGAGCTGGGCGAGGGAGAGCCCCCCGCCGCCGCGCACGGGCCGCCCCTGAGCGCCGGGGCTCGCAGGAAGAACTCGCGGCGCGACGTGCAGCCCCTACTCCGGACTCCAGCCCCGGGGCCCAGCGAGGACCTGGAGCTCCCGCCACATGGCTGCGAGGAGGCGGATAGGGGCAGCTCCCTTGTGGGGGCTACCGCACAGAGGCCGGCCCGCCAGAACTTCCGTGACCTGGTGATGGGCAGCTCCCCGCAGCTGAAGAGGAGCGTGTGTCCCGGGGGCAGCAGCCCGGGCAGCTCCTCCGGGGGAGGACGCGGCAGAGGCGGGGGCGACTCAGACAGCGCATCGGTGGCCTCGTCGTCCGCTGAGGAGGAGAGCAGCGGCGGAGGCTCCGTGACGCTGGACCCCCTGGAGCACGCGTGGATGCTCTCTGCCTCCGATGGCAAGTGGGACAGCCTGGAGGGTTTGCTCACCTGCGAGCCCGGCCTGCTGGTCAAGCGGGACTTCATTACCGGCTTCACTTGCCTGCATTGGGCCGCCAAGCACGGCAGGCAGGAGCTTCTGGCCATGCTAGTTAACTTCGCCAACAAACACCAGCTGCCGGTGAACATCAACGCCAGGACGAGCGGGGGTTACACCGCCCTGCACTTGGCAGCCATGCACGGGCACGTGGAGGTGGTGAAGCTGCTGGTGGGGGCCTACGACGCCGATGTGGACATCAGGGACTACAGTGGGAAAAAGGCCTCCCAGTACCTGAGTCAGAGCATCGCTGAGGAGATCAAGAACCTGGTGGGAGCCCTGGACGAGGGTGACGGGGAAAGCGCCGCGGGTAGCGGCGGTGGGCGCTGGAGGCTTTCAAAGGTGCTTCCCTCGCATCTCATCACCTACAAACTCTCACACGCCCTAGAAGATGGAGgagaccatcaccaccatcaccatcaccaccatcaccactcgGCTGAGGGGTGGGTCGGAGGCAAAGCCAAGGATCCAGGGCGCAAAGCCTCGGGCAGCTCTAGTGGACGTATAAAACCCAGACTCAACAAAATCCGATTCAGAACCCAGATTGTCCACACCACACCCTCTTTCAGAGACCCAGAACAGCCACTGGAGGATGggggggaggaggaagtggaggaggaacGGTCTGTTAAAGGCCACTCGTCCTTCAAATTGAGACCAAAGTCCAATATATTTGggtaa